The Candidatus Neomarinimicrobiota bacterium genome includes a window with the following:
- a CDS encoding DASS family sodium-coupled anion symporter produces the protein MLGFSHRSLTNFLFWVTQKKWFLITMAIGAILLLLPTPEGLSIEGYRTIIIVITALMLIITEPIPLPAIAMYILVSEVYFGIGSANAIAKSFMNDAVFFIMGSLMLAVAIVKQGWDNRIALGIIKLTGNKTGNIVFGFTAISALLASFIGEHTVAAIMLPIGMTLIHYTSEHKHKVQNLSAVILFSIAYGCLVGSIGTPSGGGRNVIMIDYLRDANMSISYLDWMVRVYPLVLIQIPIVSWVLLKTFKPEFSQLDTGIRKLVVHVAKSAEMTGRNTVAAFIFLMVFAGWVVLSESVGLGTIALTGVLLYLVAGFVRWEDLNRNTHWGVIILFGSTISLGSNIKSTGAAVWLASSIVDFIGPIINSMPFVADTIVIIMTTTLANVLSSSATVAVLGPITMNLGSDTLHMGLVTAIASAFGYFTAVAAPACTIVYSSGMVKAKDFLKVGWKMGLVSIILLVIYANTYWLFFG, from the coding sequence ATGTTAGGCTTTTCACACCGATCTCTGACTAATTTCCTTTTTTGGGTCACCCAAAAAAAATGGTTTCTCATTACAATGGCCATTGGTGCAATCCTTCTCCTCCTACCTACACCAGAAGGTCTGTCGATTGAAGGATACCGCACAATCATTATTGTAATAACAGCATTGATGTTGATCATTACAGAGCCGATTCCCTTACCTGCAATTGCTATGTATATCCTTGTTTCAGAAGTGTATTTTGGAATTGGTTCTGCCAATGCCATTGCAAAATCTTTTATGAATGATGCTGTCTTCTTTATCATGGGCTCCCTTATGTTGGCTGTGGCCATTGTAAAACAGGGTTGGGATAACCGCATTGCTTTAGGTATCATTAAGTTAACAGGGAATAAAACGGGAAATATCGTTTTTGGATTTACAGCTATTTCGGCCCTTTTAGCTTCATTCATTGGTGAGCATACAGTGGCGGCAATTATGCTACCCATTGGGATGACTTTAATCCATTACACTTCTGAGCATAAACATAAGGTCCAAAATCTTTCCGCGGTTATTTTATTTTCAATTGCTTATGGGTGCCTCGTGGGATCCATCGGTACTCCTTCCGGTGGTGGCAGAAATGTAATAATGATTGATTATCTCCGCGATGCAAATATGTCCATCTCTTATCTAGATTGGATGGTGCGCGTCTACCCCTTGGTATTAATTCAAATCCCCATTGTTTCATGGGTACTTTTAAAAACCTTTAAACCGGAATTCTCTCAATTGGATACTGGTATAAGAAAATTGGTTGTTCATGTAGCAAAATCAGCAGAAATGACCGGTCGGAATACAGTAGCAGCTTTTATATTTTTAATGGTTTTTGCAGGATGGGTTGTTCTGAGTGAATCCGTTGGCCTTGGCACAATTGCACTTACGGGCGTTTTGTTATATCTTGTGGCAGGTTTTGTCCGATGGGAAGATTTGAATAGGAATACCCATTGGGGCGTTATCATTTTGTTTGGTTCCACCATATCGCTGGGGTCAAATATAAAATCGACTGGCGCAGCTGTTTGGCTGGCAAGTTCGATTGTTGATTTTATCGGACCGATTATTAATTCAATGCCATTTGTAGCTGATACTATTGTAATAATAATGACAACAACCTTGGCCAATGTGCTCTCAAGTTCTGCCACCGTTGCGGTGTTGGGACCAATTACGATGAATTTGGGAAGCGATACTTTACATATGGGATTGGTTACAGCCATCGCATCAGCATTTGGATATTTCACTGCAGTGGCAGCGCCCGCGTGTACAATCGTGTATTCCAGTGGAATGGTAAAAGCGAAAGATTTTCTAAAAGTCGGTTGGAAAATGGGATTAGTTTCCATTATTCTACTAGTTATTTATGCCAATACATATTGGCTGTTTTTCGGGTAA
- a CDS encoding transcriptional repressor, whose protein sequence is MRFSRQREAIREIVYKTNSHPIADWIFHRVKKEIQNISLGTVYRNLKQLEDDGAVRVIYDGNIARYDWNTDHHDHLKCKVCGDLIDVQLIDKDIRSNVKKKFKFAVDEVEMTIIGTCNKHK, encoded by the coding sequence ATGCGATTTAGTCGTCAAAGAGAAGCTATCCGAGAAATTGTTTATAAAACAAATTCTCACCCTATCGCAGATTGGATTTTTCACAGAGTCAAGAAAGAAATCCAAAATATTAGTTTGGGTACGGTGTATCGAAATCTGAAACAATTGGAGGATGATGGCGCAGTGCGTGTAATCTATGATGGCAACATTGCACGGTACGATTGGAATACAGATCATCACGATCATCTCAAATGCAAGGTTTGCGGTGATTTAATTGATGTGCAATTAATAGATAAGGATATCCGATCAAATGTTAAAAAGAAATTCAAATTTGCAGTTGATGAAGTGGAGATGACTATCATTGGCACATGTAATAAACACAAATAA
- a CDS encoding adenosine deaminase codes for MTIEKFIEGIPKAELHLHIEGTFEPELMFEIAHRNNIPISYNSVDELKKAYNFNNLQEFLDIYYAGASVLLHVQDFYDLTWAYLTKVHEQNLIHTEIFFDPQTHTDRGIPFDTVIQGIHSALEDGKEKLGITSQIIMCFLRHLDESSAFDTLEQALPYKEWIIGVGLDSSEMENPPSKFERVFEKARDDGFLTVAHAGEEGPSEYIWEAINLLKVSRIDHGNRSLDDDQLIKHLAEKQTPLTVCPLSNLALKVVEDLKDHPLVKLMDAGLMVTINSDDPAYFGGYMNENYIGIAKALDLSKKQITELAKNGFKASLLSQPKKDEMIQEIDFYYLNN; via the coding sequence ATGACTATAGAAAAGTTTATTGAAGGCATACCCAAAGCAGAACTTCATTTGCACATCGAAGGTACATTTGAACCTGAACTTATGTTCGAAATTGCACACCGAAATAATATTCCCATTAGTTATAATTCGGTTGATGAACTCAAAAAAGCATACAACTTTAATAATCTCCAGGAATTCCTGGATATATATTATGCAGGGGCAAGTGTGCTTCTACATGTTCAAGATTTTTACGATTTAACTTGGGCTTATCTCACTAAAGTTCATGAACAAAACCTGATTCATACCGAAATATTTTTCGATCCCCAAACACACACAGATCGGGGCATACCTTTTGATACGGTCATCCAAGGAATCCACAGCGCATTGGAAGACGGTAAAGAAAAGTTGGGAATCACTTCCCAAATAATTATGTGTTTTTTACGCCACCTTGATGAATCATCAGCTTTTGATACACTAGAACAAGCATTACCTTATAAAGAATGGATTATCGGCGTAGGATTGGATTCATCTGAAATGGAAAATCCGCCATCAAAATTCGAACGTGTATTTGAAAAAGCAAGAGATGACGGATTTTTAACGGTAGCTCATGCAGGTGAAGAAGGTCCATCTGAATATATTTGGGAAGCCATTAATTTGCTGAAGGTTTCTAGAATTGATCACGGCAATCGATCCCTTGATGATGATCAATTAATTAAACACCTTGCAGAAAAACAAACACCCTTAACTGTGTGCCCCTTATCTAATCTTGCCTTAAAAGTTGTGGAAGATTTAAAGGATCATCCTTTGGTTAAACTAATGGATGCAGGATTAATGGTTACCATTAATTCAGATGATCCGGCCTACTTTGGTGGCTACATGAATGAAAATTATATTGGAATTGCTAAAGCGTTAGACCTATCCAAAAAACAAATTACCGAACTGGCGAAAAACGGTTTTAAGGCGAGCCTTCTTTCCCAACCCAAAAAGGATGAAATGATTCAAGAAATTGACTTTTATTATTTAAATAATTGA
- a CDS encoding universal stress protein translates to MKILIAVSSKEYSGPTLSAGMKIAHAFNASTTIVDVGEKVSEFSTKVVGLAQERMESWNFDRPGVDVLEWAFSYLAEKEFIQQKEIEAGFPKNMLVETSGSRSEVYLKGTLCDNVNLILRNGDIIAELRDEVETGNYDVTIMGGSGKRRMAHDLVQYIDSSIFVVNQYNPNQDYRLLLAVDDSPGTRRAVKYGIRVAQAFNIGVDILTISKTNNFGDGYQAAAERAAKFMRRSGIEAKNVFKTGDPSQIIVDVAGNNHIIVMGSSRRNPIKKFFQGSKPLTVMENCKCPILIVK, encoded by the coding sequence ATGAAAATTTTAATTGCAGTAAGTAGCAAGGAATATTCAGGACCTACATTGAGTGCTGGGATGAAAATCGCCCATGCATTCAATGCTTCTACAACAATTGTAGATGTAGGAGAAAAGGTAAGTGAATTCTCAACCAAAGTAGTTGGGCTTGCACAGGAAAGAATGGAATCTTGGAATTTTGACCGTCCTGGTGTTGATGTGCTGGAATGGGCATTCTCTTATTTGGCGGAAAAAGAATTTATCCAACAAAAGGAAATTGAAGCGGGATTTCCTAAGAATATGCTGGTAGAAACAAGTGGAAGTAGATCAGAAGTTTATTTGAAAGGAACACTTTGTGACAATGTAAACTTGATTTTGAGAAATGGAGACATTATTGCCGAACTCAGGGACGAAGTCGAAACTGGGAATTATGATGTTACAATTATGGGCGGAAGTGGAAAACGCAGGATGGCCCATGACCTAGTTCAATATATTGACAGTTCAATATTTGTTGTGAACCAATATAATCCAAATCAGGATTACCGACTCCTTTTGGCGGTGGATGATTCACCTGGTACCCGCCGGGCGGTAAAGTATGGCATTCGTGTTGCGCAGGCATTCAATATTGGTGTTGATATTTTGACAATCAGTAAAACGAATAATTTTGGCGATGGATATCAAGCAGCCGCGGAGCGGGCAGCTAAATTTATGAGACGCAGTGGAATTGAAGCAAAAAATGTATTTAAAACTGGCGACCCTTCCCAAATTATTGTGGATGTGGCTGGTAATAATCATATTATCGTTATGGGCTCTTCCAGGCGTAATCCTATCAAAAAATTCTTTCAAGGAAGTAAACCATTAACAGTGATGGAGAATTGTAAATGCCCAATTCTAATTGTTAAATAA
- a CDS encoding FMN-binding glutamate synthase family protein: MFQNLALNILLTVFIVVITVPPILFIYLYIKDRLQSQHSILRNFPLLGRIRYIFEMMGPEMRQYMFDSDTEGRPFSRTDFTNIVVAGKYMKTLIAFGSKRDFNQSGWYLKNDMFPKLSEEMNVVCEPKIKTSRYMGTEGLFSRKEQLEEIEIQPWRLTDEDAIVIGPNCKVPWRVHGPVGMSAMSFGALGENAISAISLGLGKATGSWVHTGEGGLAKYHTIGGGDVIMQIGPGLFGVRTEDGEFNPEKFKEKAANPQVRMFEIKMAQGAKIRGGHVEGSKVNPEIAEIRGVKPWKNVDSPNRHRQFNDTKTLFDFIDELRDLGGKPIGIKVVMGGPDSGDELCRVMAETGRGPDAIIVDGGEGGSGATYQEMADTMGLPIKSGLIYMDNALRKYGVRDRVKVFASGKLFSPDKIAIAMGMGADLVNIARGMMISVGCIGAQKCHTNKCPVGVATTDRDHQKALVVDEKQWRVLNYVITIRNGLNSLAAASGLNNYTQFKREHVMYKDDYGRVKSLAELFPYPNA; encoded by the coding sequence ATGTTTCAAAATTTAGCGCTCAACATTCTGTTGACTGTATTTATCGTTGTAATCACCGTACCACCCATTTTATTTATTTATTTGTATATCAAAGATAGACTCCAAAGTCAGCATTCTATTCTACGAAATTTCCCATTATTAGGTCGTATTCGTTATATCTTTGAAATGATGGGCCCTGAGATGCGCCAGTATATGTTTGATAGCGATACCGAGGGGCGTCCTTTCAGCCGTACTGATTTTACAAATATTGTGGTCGCTGGAAAGTATATGAAAACACTCATCGCCTTTGGGTCTAAACGCGATTTCAATCAATCGGGATGGTATTTAAAAAACGATATGTTTCCAAAACTCTCTGAAGAAATGAATGTAGTTTGCGAACCCAAAATAAAAACAAGTCGATATATGGGGACAGAAGGATTGTTTTCAAGGAAAGAACAATTAGAGGAAATTGAAATTCAACCTTGGAGATTGACGGATGAGGATGCCATTGTTATTGGTCCAAATTGCAAAGTTCCATGGCGCGTTCATGGACCCGTTGGAATGTCAGCAATGAGTTTTGGTGCATTGGGTGAAAATGCCATTAGTGCCATTAGTCTAGGTTTAGGAAAAGCCACGGGATCATGGGTACATACGGGTGAAGGTGGATTGGCAAAATATCATACAATAGGTGGCGGTGATGTGATTATGCAGATTGGCCCTGGATTGTTTGGCGTTCGTACTGAGGATGGCGAATTCAATCCTGAAAAGTTCAAGGAGAAAGCTGCTAATCCGCAAGTGAGAATGTTCGAAATTAAAATGGCGCAAGGGGCTAAGATTCGCGGTGGTCATGTAGAAGGGAGTAAGGTCAATCCCGAGATAGCAGAAATTCGAGGTGTAAAACCATGGAAGAATGTGGACTCGCCCAACCGTCATCGGCAATTCAATGATACAAAAACATTATTTGATTTTATTGATGAACTAAGGGATTTGGGTGGGAAACCTATAGGCATTAAAGTGGTTATGGGTGGTCCTGATTCTGGGGATGAACTTTGCCGCGTTATGGCAGAAACGGGCCGAGGTCCTGATGCAATCATAGTGGATGGAGGAGAGGGCGGTTCTGGTGCAACTTATCAAGAAATGGCCGACACCATGGGACTTCCCATAAAATCGGGATTAATCTACATGGACAATGCTTTGCGTAAATATGGCGTGCGAGATCGCGTAAAAGTTTTTGCCTCGGGTAAATTATTCAGTCCCGATAAAATTGCCATAGCCATGGGCATGGGGGCAGACTTGGTTAATATTGCCCGAGGAATGATGATCTCAGTGGGCTGTATTGGCGCCCAAAAATGCCATACCAATAAATGTCCTGTAGGTGTGGCTACCACCGATCGCGATCACCAGAAAGCATTGGTCGTGGATGAAAAGCAGTGGCGTGTATTGAATTACGTTATAACGATTCGAAATGGACTAAACTCATTGGCCGCTGCTTCGGGATTGAATAATTATACTCAATTCAAACGAGAACACGTCATGTATAAAGATGATTACGGTCGTGTAAAATCATTGGCGGAATTATTTCCGTATCCCAATGCTTAA